CAGAATACAAACAACGTGTACAAGCATTGAAAAAAGATAAACTTCGCCTATCAACCAGTTTTGATGTGATGGCAAACTTATACGCAAGACATACAAAAATCTTAACAAGTGCGGCAGGTGGAGACAAAGTGCTTCCTTACTTGCAGCACGAAAGAGCATTTGTATTGGATTTATTTAAACGAATTGATAACTTTAAATAAAATTCTTAAAGAAAACACTTAGATTTAAGCGGTCATTTTTGTAAAATGTTTTGCAAATATGACCGCTTATTTATTTTTAACAAAAGGCTACTTTATGCAAAAACCTCTCGCAATATTTTTAATGGGACCAACAGCTTCAGGCAAAACCGATCTCGCTATTCAACTTAGAAAAACCTTACCCGTTGAAGTGATTAGCGTTGACTCTGCCCTTATTTACAAAGGAATGGATATTGGCACAGCGAAACCGACTCAACAGGAATTAGCACAAGCACCACATCGTCTCATTGATATTATTGATCCCGCAGAAAGCTACTCTGTTGCTAACTTTCGTGAAGATGCTTTACGAGAAATGGCAGAAATTACTGCATCGGGCAGAATTCCGTTATTAGTCGGTGGCACAATGCTTTATTACAAAGGTTTAATGGAAGGGCTTTCACCACTACCTTCTTCACAACCAGAAATTAGAGCAGAAATTCAAGCCAAAGCAGAGCAAATTGGTTGGTCTGAATTACATAAAGAATTGCTTGCCATTGATCCTGTCGCAGGACAGCGAATCAATGAAAACGACAGCCAACGCATTGGACGAGCCTTAGAGGTTTTTTATATTTCCGGCAAAACAATGACAGAACTCACAGCTCAAAAAGGTGAAGAGTTACCCTATGATGTGATGCAGTTTGCAATTGCTCCACAAGATCGAGCCGTATTACACCAACGTATCGAACAACGCTTTCATAAAATGATCGAACTTGGTTTTGAGGACGAAGTGAAGCGGTTATTTTTACGTCAAGATTTACACATTGATCTTCCGTCTATTCGTTGTGTCGGCTATCGTCAAATGTGGGAGTATTTACAAGGCGAAATCTCTCTGGATGAAGCTATTTTTAAAGGCATTTGTGCCACTCGTCAATTAGCCAAACGCCAAATAACTTGGCTAAGAGGTTGGACGAGTGATATTGAATGGTTAGATAGCTTAGCAATGTCAGATTCTTATGATAAAATGAAAAAGATCATTGAGTTAAAATTATAAAAAGGTATAATTTTAGTGATTGATTGTATTTTTATTACTCTTAATCGTACTATTCTTTCGTACAACTATAATTAAAGGAACGATTGTTATGGCAAAAGGTCAATCTTTACAAGATCCATACTTAAATTCACTTCGCCGTGAGCGCATTCCAGTTTCTATCTATCTTGTTAATGGAATTAAACTACAAGGACAAATTGAATCTTTCGATCAGTTTGTCATTTTATTGAAAAATACTGTGAGCCAAATGGTGTATAAGCACGCAATTTCGACCATTGTTCCAGCAAGAGCTGTCTCACATAATAATACCTCTCAGCATTCTCAACCTATCAACAATTCAGACACTCAAACAGCAGAAACTGCCACTACTGAGTAATCAAATTAACGTATAGAAAAATCACAAAGCTCGCTAACAATTTTATTAGCGAGTTTTTTTATACACAATATAATAACGTCCAAATACCATACTATTTTAGCTTTTGATATAATTCTTAATCAATGTTCTAACCTTTGGAGTATGATATGAAAATAAGCTTTCTTGGTGATAGCATTACTTATGGCTATGGTGAAAATCTAAACCGTGATGACGTTTGGACATCTATCATTGCAAAAAGCCTCACGAATACGACTCTTATCAACAAAGGAATTTCTGGTGATACGACCGGAGGAATGCTTGCTCGTTTTCACAGTGATATCGTTAATGACAAGCCAGATGTCGTACATATTATGGGTGGATTAAATGATATTGGCTTTGGTGTGAACGTCGAACAAGTGAGAGCCAATATTAAAGCAGTGTGCCATCAAGCTGATTTTTATGGCATTAAGCCGATTATTGGATTCTGTCCTCTTCCAATTATTGAGCAAGTTGATAAAAACAAAGTGGATTTTATGAATTTTGATAAAATTATCGTTGATATGCGAAAACTTTTTCAGTGGTTTATTGATATGAATTCAATAGCCAGCACACAAGTGAAAATAATCAATTACGACGAGGAACTCACTTACCGATACGCAAATAATCGTAAAAATTTTTATTTAGACGGTATTCATCTTAATGAAACAGGCAATCGTGCAATCGCTGAAATTTTTCTAGATCATATCAATAATATTAAATAAAAATACAGCTCATTGATTTTCATAAAAAAGCACCCTATTTTCATAAAAATAGAGTGCTTTTATAAATTAGTCGTTGCTAATTAACGAACGATTTCAACACTTACACGACGGTTAGGTTGTAAACATTCTTTTAATGCTTTACGAGAAATGTCTGTTGAACAATGTTTCACTGGCTGGCTTTCACCCATTCCAGATGTCGTAATATTTGCACCATTCACGCCTTTAGTTTCCAAATAACGAGCCACGCTTGCTGAACGTTGTTGAGAAAGACGTTGATTGTACATTTCATTACCTAAGTAATCGGTATGTCCAACTAAGTGAATTTTTGCTTTATTACCTAAACTTGTAATGTGTTCAGCTAATTTATCTAATTTAACTTTACCTGCTGCTTTGATATCTTTCATCGCACCCTTATCAAATGGGAACAATGCATCCGCTGCTAAGTCAAATTTCTCAGTTAAACAATCTTTTGGTAACCAATAGAAGTTTTGTGCAACTTCATCTTTATCAAATAACACTTTGTATTGACAGATTTTTACACTGCGATCAGCTTGACGGAATTTCATAATGTAATTCCACTCACGAGCACCGTTCATTTCAGAGAAATGTGGACGCTCAATCATATAATATAAATCTTTCTTAGTAACACCTGGACCGATATGATCAAGACTTTCTAAGTTAGGAAAAATACCTTCTGGCTGTGTTGCATCATCAATCGCTGGCCAGTAAAGATCTTCATATTTTGGATTCTCTAATACGCCATCACGGTCAATACTGTTTAATGTATTAGTACACGCCATCACAGACAATGCTGTTGCAGTTAACCCTGCTAATTTTAATAATTTCATTTTTTTAAACCTTTCAAAAAATTCAACAAACTGGCTAACCACCGAAGTGATTAGCCAATAAAGTGATTACCACTGATAGTTAATACTTGCACCAGCACCCGTATAGTTTGACGTATCGTGTGAGATAGAACCTTTTAAGATCCATTTACCATTATCAGAGATGGTTGATAAACCAAGTGATAATGCAGACTCACCACGATAAGTACCTACTGCAATACCCACTGTGCTTGCACCTGGATCATGTGGTTGACCTAAGTTAGCCGCAGCGAATGCACCTGCAACACCTGCACGCATATTCTTATCTAAATCACCTAACTGTTTAGCAATATTTGCGTTTGATGCTTTTAATTGACCTACGTTTACTGCGTCAGTATCCGCAACACCCGCTTTAACACCTTTAATTTGTTTGTTACCCGCGTTGATACCAGTGTTTGCATTTAATGAAACAACGTTATCTCCAGCTTGGCTACCTAAAACAATAGAGTCTAAGCCTTTCACATCTTTCGCTAATTTAACTTCTAATTTACCCGCTTTCGCATTCACGCCGATATTATTATCAGACAATTTAGCTTTATCAGCACCACCTACAATCTCAAGTTTTTCACCTAAGTTTTTGTGAACTGTTTTCTCTGCTGAGTTATCGCCTGCAAAATCTACCCCTGCACGAGATACTGCTTGTAAATCACGAGCAGAAGTCGCTTTGTTCAGGTTCTTATCATCCGCTTCTTTAAGTAAATTCTTAACAGCTGTTTGAGCAGGTTTAACTGTTGCACCATTTGCTCCGTCGGTTGCGTCATCATATTTAGCATTACCTAAGGCTAACGCACTTGCCACACCAGTGATTTGTTTGTTACCTGCGTTAATACCAGAATCTTTATTGATAACGACATCGCCAACTTTCACATCATCAAATGCAACGCTGTCTTTCGTACCAATAGTCAACACACCGTCATTCATTGCAGAGATTAAGTTATTACCTGCATCGATGGTTAATGTGCTACCAGCACCAACTTTAGTTGAACCTGCATTTGCAGTAACTTTTCCGCCAGTATTCGTATTTTTCACTGTGTGATAAACACTATTGATTGCCGTTTTAATGTCACCCGCATTCACAAGTTTCTTCGCGTCAGCATCTGCAAGATCTGCAATTTTACCTTCTGCTGTTGGTGTTAATGCTGTTGTATTTGCTTTGATACGTGTTGCTTTCTTACCATTTTTATCTGGTTGACCGTACTCTTCTGTTGTAATTGTTGCATCATCTACCGCTACATCAACTTTCACTGTACTTACTGCATTATCTTTAGTTTCAACAGTTACTGTTGTACCAGTACCGTTTACAAAGTCCACTGTATCGTATGCTTTAACAAAATCAACATCCGAACCATTACCTTTCAAGTTCCAGCCAGCACTTAATACATCGCTAACCGTTGCTGCGTTATTAAGTTGATCATCTTTCACATCTCCGGTGCGTGATTTTTCACCCGCATCTTTGTCTGCTAATGGATTATCCTTTGAACCAACTAAAGTTGATTTAATATTCGTAACTTGCTGAGGTTTTTTACCTTTCGCTTTTACAACAACTTTATCTGCTTCTTCAGGTGTTAATACAACACCATCTTCTTTCACAAATTTATCGCCTTTCTTAAGCACTTCATTACCAGCTTCATCCACATAACCGAATGGGCTTTCAACTACATCAGGAAGCACCGCACTCAATGTGAATTTGCCACCTTCTTGCTTAATAGTCATATTATCGCCAGCAACAAGTTCAACTTTATCGCCTGGATTTACGATTTCATTTGTCGCAGTACCATCAAGGTTACCAGCTGCTGTGATTGTAAAGCCTGAATTATTGATTGCATCTGCGATATCGCCAGCATTCACTAATTTTTTCGCTTCATCACCTGTTGGTTTAGTTACCGAACCTGCTTTATCACCCGTTTTAACCGGGGTTAAAGCGGTTGTATTTGCGGTAATATTTCCGTCTTTATCCGTTGTGATTGTTTTACCATCTGTTTTAACAGCAACTTCAAATGAAGTACCGTTTCCACCAGCGATAGGTTTTGATGTTACAGACACACCATTTCCACTCGTTACTTGAGTTTTAACAGCATTTAATTGAGCAACATTCACCGCATCAGTATCATTCTCACCCGCTTTCACACCAGTAATTTTCTTATCACCTGCATTGATGCCTGTTGTTTTATCAATCTCAACACCGCCAACAGTTACTTTATCAAACTCAACTTCTTTTTGTGTTGAGATTTTTAAGTTACCTTGATCATCTAATGAAGAAACCAAGTTTTTACCTGTTTCAACAGTTAACGTATCACCTGCTTTAATGTTGCTAGTTCCTTTTCCTGCCGTTACAGTCTCATCTGTATTGGTATTGGTTACTTTATGGAACGCACCATTGATCGCTTTTGAAATATCGCCTGCATTCACTAGTTTTTTCGCTTCATCTCCTTGTGGCTCAGTGATAGCACCCGTTGCTGCTGGCGTTAAAGCGGTCGTATTTGCGGTAATATTTCCATCTTTATCCGTTGTGATTGTTTTACCATCTGTTTTAACAGCAACTTTAAATGAAGCAGCTTTGTCTGCGGTTGCTTCAGTTTTCGTTACTTTAATACCGTTACCAGCAGTAACTTCTTCTTTAGATAATTTAATTTCATCATCTAATTGTTTTTTGTTCACTGCATCAGTATCTTCCGTACCTTTTGCAACACCAGTAATTTTCTTATTACCCGCTTTGATACCTGCTTTTGTTAAAGCAATTGTATCTGGAGAATTTGCATCATCACCTAAAACAACAGAATCCAAACCTTTCACGTCTTTCGCTAATTTAACTTCTAATTTACCCGCTTCATTCGCATTTACGCCAATATTGTTATCAGATAATTTAGCTTTAGCCGCACCGCCCACAATCTCAAGTTTTTCACCTAAGTTTTTGTGAACTGTTTTCTCTGCTGAGTTATCGCCTGCAAAATCTAATCCTGCACGAGAAACTGCTTGTAAATCACGAGCCGAAGTTGCTTTGTTTAGGTTCTTATCATCTGCTTCTTTAAGTAGATTTTTAACAGCTGTTTGAGCTGGTACAACAGTTGCATTAGTTGAGCCATTTGTTGCGTCATCATACTTCGCATCATTCAAGCCTAATGCACTTGCAACATTAGTGATAGATTGTGGTTTTGTACCTTTCGCTTTAACGACAACTTTATCTGCTGGCACTTCTGCACCATCTTTAAAGAATTTATCGCCATTCTTAACGATTGGATTACCGTCTTTATCAGCATACTCAAATGGTGTATCAACAATTTTTGCAGAAACTATTGTTTTCGCAACATCGGTTGCTGGCACAACTGTTGTTGTCGGCTGACCATCAGTACCTACTGTGTACCATTTACCGTCTTTAGCTTTAACAACTTTTGTACCGTCTGCTTTCTCACCCGTTAACTCAGTCGTTTTATTATCAACCGCAACGCTGTATTTAATCGTGCTAGTCAAGTGATCTTCCGTTTTAACTTCAACAGTTGTACCTTCACCATCTAAGAATTTCACTGTCTCATAAGGTTTAACAAAATCTACATAACCAGCTTTATCTGCTAAGTTCCAACCTGCTGATAAAACATCAGAAATTGTTGCTGCATTATGTTTTTGATCATCCGTCAATGAATTCGGTAGTAATGTTTGACCTTTCTTCATTTCTTCTACTTTATCAGTAGGAATGGTTTGATCAAAAGAACCAGGTAAGGTTGATTTTACATTTGCTACTTGCGTAGGTACTGCAGGAATACCTGTAATAGGATCAATTGTAGAAATATGAACATCATCAGGTGCTTTATCAAGTACTACTTTCTTACCATCTTTAACGTATGAATAGAAAGGCACAACTTTTCCATTAACCTCTTTCACATCTCTGACTAATTGCACTTCTTTGCCTTCAACAGTACCAACATAAGTAAATGTTGCGTTATTATCGGCAGCAACTTTATTTACGATATTCCCTTTCGCAATCAGATCTTTTAATTGAGCGAAGTTAACCGCATCATCATCCGCAGTACCTTTTGCTAAGCCACCAATTTGGTTGTTACCATCTTCGTTGATCTTAACCTTACCAACTTGTGCAGAATCAAATTTAACGTCATTTTTCGTTGAAACCGTTAATTGACCATCTTCTGTCATTTTTGAAACTAAGTTTTTACCCGCTTCAAAGGTTAACGTGCTACCCGCTTTGATTTTAGCTGTTTTAACTTCATCAGTTGCAAGAGTATCCGTATTACTATTAGTTACTTGATGGAACGCACCATTGATTGCTTTCGTAATATCGCCAGCATTCACAAGTTTTTTCGCTTCATCGCCTTGTGGTGATGTGATCGAACCTGTATTCGCTGGTGTTAACGCTGTGGTTTTTAGTGCTAATTTTTTCGCACCGTCTGGTGTATTTGCGTCAACTGGAACAAATTCTAATGTTTTATCATCCACTTTAACGGCTAAATCAAAGATATTAGAACCATCAGCTGCTTCGGTTTTAACCACTGTAACTGATTTATCATCAGATTTAACATCTTCTTTAGATGCTTTCGCCACTTTATCTAACTGGCTACCATTTACCGCATCTTTACTTGTTGCACTAACGTCACCATCAGCTACATTAGTCACTTTATTACCACCGTTATCTAAACCATTGTCGGTTAAAGTAACTGGTGCTTTATTTGTGCCAGCAACAGGAGTAATAGTTACGCCATTTGGTGTGATTGACGTTGTTGGTTTCGTGTCATCTTCTTTGATTTCTACACCTTTAAATTTAGGTTTTTCTTTCATCGAAATTTGGATCACACCGTTACCGTTCGTGTTGGTATATTCAGTCGTAATATTTGAGCTTACATAAGTTGCTGTCGCATCTTTAACATCACCTTTAACGTCTAATTTAGACCCTAATTGCTGTTTAGCTGTACCTTGATTTCCGCCAAAAGTTAAACCTTCGTTCACTTTATCCGCTAAACCATTTACTGCATTGACAACATTTGTTGGTGCTGCCGCTGGTTCAGTACCATCCACATTAGTTAGTTTGGTTAAAGTTGGAGCTTTAAACGTACCTGCTTTTGCTGGTTCAGTCTCAGGTTCAATACCCAATTTATCCGCTAAATCTTTTAATTGCGAACCATTGATTGCATCTTTTGAATCATCTGAAATATCACCTTTAGCAACGTTAGTAATTTTCTTATTACCCGCTTTAATGCCCTCTTTGGTTAAAGCAACAGTATTTGGATCAGTTGTATCATCACCTAAAACAACTGAATTTAAACCAGTTAAATCATCTTTCGTTTTGATAGTAAATTTATTGTCTGCTTGAACCACATCAATATTTTTACCTTCATCAAGCTCAACGGTTTCACCCATTTTGACAAGCTGATCTTTGCTACCATCACCATTTGTTGTTTTAACTTTAAACCCAGCACCATTGATTGCTTTTGCAATGTCGCCCGCATTCACTAGTTTAGTTTTATCACCATCTGCTGGCTCTGTAACAGTACCGTCTGTTGTCGGCGTTAAGGTAGTTGTTTCTTGCGGTTTTGCAACTGCTTCTAACTTACCTTGATCATTCACTTTAATCGATGTGCCATCAACATTCACATTAAAAGTAACTTCTGATGTAGTACCATCCGTATTTGTTACCTTAGCTGTTGTACCTTCACCATTTACAAAAGCAACCGTATCGAATGCTTTAACGAAATCTTTCGCATCTGTATTTTCTTTTAAGTTCCAACCTGCGTTTAATACATCATTTACAGTTGCCGCTTTGTGCGAGCCTGCTGGTGCAGTGGCTGTTTTTGGATCAGTTGGTGCAGTAATATTATCTGCTAAACCATCAATACTTCCATCATTTGCTGTTGATAAATTAAGATCTTTATTTAGACTTAATTCAAACTCTTTACCTTTCGTGCCATTTAGTTTGGTATCTGCAACAGTAATATTGCTATCTTTCGCAACAACAGTTTCTACTTTGTTTAGTTTTTCAACAACAGGATCAGATAGTTTACTTTCATCCACACCTTTATCATTTAAGCTCACAACAAATTTCTTCGCACCGTTTGTGCCAGCTGTTGTTTCTACATTGATTGGTGCAGTACCCTCTGCTTCAACAAGACCTTTAATAACGTTTTTACCATCATCATCAATATTGTCTAAGTTTTTATTTGCTTTGTTTTGAACATCTGCAATCGCGTCTTCTGCTGTTTTAGTTAAAGCAACTTCAAACGTTTTACCAGTACCATCTGCTTTATCTTTTGCAGCCGTTACGGTTACTGATGAACCTGTTTTTGCTGTTACTTCCTCTACTGAAGTAGTATCAACACTTGGTGGTGTATTTGGATTTTTTAATTTGTTTAAAATATCATCAGATAATGAAACAGTATATTTACTTGAACCAGAATCATTTTTACCTTCATCCACTTTAATACCATTTCCAGCAACAACTGTTTCTTTTGAAGCTTTAATTGCATCGTGAATATTGCCTTTTCCTGTTCCACCGATATCCGTAAAGGTGATATCTCCTTTTGGTGAAACCGCTGCATTACCACCTAAATTATCTTTTAGGGTTTTTGCAACATTGCCTAAAATCGTATTAGTTGCGTGAAGCTGTGAACCATTGATTGCGTCTGTTGAATCTGCCGTAATTCTTCCTGAAGCAACATTTGTGATTTGGCGTTCATTGCCCGCTGAACCAACAGAAACAATACCGCTTGCGGCTTTAGCTTGTCCTGCAAAATCGCCATAAGTTAAGTTATTAAGCGTTGCATTCGGCACAGTCACCGCATCGGTACTTGCAACAGAACCTGCACCTAATGCCACAGAATTATTTTTAGTAACATTTGCCCCAGCACCTAGTGCTAAGCCTTTATTAACAATCTTATCTTTGTTACGATATTTATCCGGATAATTCCATTTTGTTGCTTCAGTTACACCAACTTTCGCACCAGCACCCAATGCAAGGCTGTCTTGACCATTTGCCATTGATGAACTACCAAAGGCTAATGCTTGATTGCCTCTTGAAATCGAACCTGATCCAAATGAAACAGAATTTTGACCAAGTGCTTTCGATCTATCACCAAATGCCATTGCACTTTCTTGATCAGCAATAGCTTCATTACCCAATGCAATAGAACGATTCGCTCTTGCTTGTGCACCTTCAGAAATAGCAACTGATTTTTCACCATAAGTTGTTGCTCTATGACCTAATGTTACCGTGTTTTGGTTAGTACTTCTTGACTCATGACCAATCACAATCGCATTATCATATTGTGGGCGAGCAGAAGCCGTAAGACCTTGTTGCTTATCTGTAGTATTTAATGCTTCAATCTTTGAATCCGTACCAATCACAATAGAATATTGACCATCACCTTCCGACTGATCACCAATTACAACGTTAGAATTTGATTTTGCTACGTTGTTATTACCTAATATCACTGCATTTGCTGCTTTTGCTTCAACAACTGATTCTTCACCGATAGAAATACCCGCTTCAGCATTAACAACACTGTGTTCACCTACAGCAATAGAGTGATTTTTTTTTGCTTCAGACTTGTGACCAATAGAAATTGCTTTTGAGCCTTCCGCAATTGTGCCACGACCTATAGATACACTATTGTCTGCAGTTGCAGCTGTTTTTGCCGTCCAACCTAAAGAAACAGAACGTTCACCATGTGATTTACTTCCAGCCCCAATTGCAATTGAACGATTTGAATTAACTTCAGCGTTAGTACCAATTGAAATTGCATTTCGACCAAAAGCTTTTGATCCGGAACCAATCGCCGTTGCGGGTACTTTATAAGCAATTCCTTCCCACATTTCATAACCATTAAGTAAATCACCATCTTCAGGATAATTTTTAGTGTCTTTATTTATATCTGCCTCTGCATCAGCACCAATAGCAATTGATGTCACCCCACCAATTTTTGCTCTAAGACCAATCGCAACAGAGTTTTTATCTTTATCAGTAACATAATTATTATTTCCTTGAATAATGCCTTCTGCAGCCAATGTGGAAACACTAATAGAAGAAAGTAAAGTAACAGTTAAAGAACTAAGTAAAAACTTAGGATTGATAATTTGACCTGAAACCTTATTTGATGATTTACCTGAAGATTTAGCCAATTCCGAGGCAACTACCATCGTTTGTGCACTCTTGCTCCAAACTGTTTTATATATTGAATTCATCGTGTGATCCTCATAAATTACGTAATAAAAATGTAAAAAACAATTACTTGGGCGTTCTAAAACACAGCAAAACTTGTTGTAAATATTTCCTTGAACTAATTTCCTCATTTTTAGAGAAAATAGAAATCATAACTCTAGTATATCCTTTTACACCAGATACATAGTAACAACATCCCAATCTGAATGCAAATTATTCAACGTTGATTTTTATCTAGAAATAATAAGAAATATTTCAACTTTTTAATA
This DNA window, taken from Phocoenobacter uteri, encodes the following:
- a CDS encoding YadA-like family protein, with product MNSIYKTVWSKSAQTMVVASELAKSSGKSSNKVSGQIINPKFLLSSLTVTLLSSISVSTLAAEGIIQGNNNYVTDKDKNSVAIGLRAKIGGVTSIAIGADAEADINKDTKNYPEDGDLLNGYEMWEGIAYKVPATAIGSGSKAFGRNAISIGTNAEVNSNRSIAIGAGSKSHGERSVSLGWTAKTAATADNSVSIGRGTIAEGSKAISIGHKSEAKKNHSIAVGEHSVVNAEAGISIGEESVVEAKAANAVILGNNNVAKSNSNVVIGDQSEGDGQYSIVIGTDSKIEALNTTDKQQGLTASARPQYDNAIVIGHESRSTNQNTVTLGHRATTYGEKSVAISEGAQARANRSIALGNEAIADQESAMAFGDRSKALGQNSVSFGSGSISRGNQALAFGSSSMANGQDSLALGAGAKVGVTEATKWNYPDKYRNKDKIVNKGLALGAGANVTKNNSVALGAGSVASTDAVTVPNATLNNLTYGDFAGQAKAASGIVSVGSAGNERQITNVASGRITADSTDAINGSQLHATNTILGNVAKTLKDNLGGNAAVSPKGDITFTDIGGTGKGNIHDAIKASKETVVAGNGIKVDEGKNDSGSSKYTVSLSDDILNKLKNPNTPPSVDTTSVEEVTAKTGSSVTVTAAKDKADGTGKTFEVALTKTAEDAIADVQNKANKNLDNIDDDGKNVIKGLVEAEGTAPINVETTAGTNGAKKFVVSLNDKGVDESKLSDPVVEKLNKVETVVAKDSNITVADTKLNGTKGKEFELSLNKDLNLSTANDGSIDGLADNITAPTDPKTATAPAGSHKAATVNDVLNAGWNLKENTDAKDFVKAFDTVAFVNGEGTTAKVTNTDGTTSEVTFNVNVDGTSIKVNDQGKLEAVAKPQETTTLTPTTDGTVTEPADGDKTKLVNAGDIAKAINGAGFKVKTTNGDGSKDQLVKMGETVELDEGKNIDVVQADNKFTIKTKDDLTGLNSVVLGDDTTDPNTVALTKEGIKAGNKKITNVAKGDISDDSKDAINGSQLKDLADKLGIEPETEPAKAGTFKAPTLTKLTNVDGTEPAAAPTNVVNAVNGLADKVNEGLTFGGNQGTAKQQLGSKLDVKGDVKDATATYVSSNITTEYTNTNGNGVIQISMKEKPKFKGVEIKEDDTKPTTSITPNGVTITPVAGTNKAPVTLTDNGLDNGGNKVTNVADGDVSATSKDAVNGSQLDKVAKASKEDVKSDDKSVTVVKTEAADGSNIFDLAVKVDDKTLEFVPVDANTPDGAKKLALKTTALTPANTGSITSPQGDEAKKLVNAGDITKAINGAFHQVTNSNTDTLATDEVKTAKIKAGSTLTFEAGKNLVSKMTEDGQLTVSTKNDVKFDSAQVGKVKINEDGNNQIGGLAKGTADDDAVNFAQLKDLIAKGNIVNKVAADNNATFTYVGTVEGKEVQLVRDVKEVNGKVVPFYSYVKDGKKVVLDKAPDDVHISTIDPITGIPAVPTQVANVKSTLPGSFDQTIPTDKVEEMKKGQTLLPNSLTDDQKHNAATISDVLSAGWNLADKAGYVDFVKPYETVKFLDGEGTTVEVKTEDHLTSTIKYSVAVDNKTTELTGEKADGTKVVKAKDGKWYTVGTDGQPTTTVVPATDVAKTIVSAKIVDTPFEYADKDGNPIVKNGDKFFKDGAEVPADKVVVKAKGTKPQSITNVASALGLNDAKYDDATNGSTNATVVPAQTAVKNLLKEADDKNLNKATSARDLQAVSRAGLDFAGDNSAEKTVHKNLGEKLEIVGGAAKAKLSDNNIGVNANEAGKLEVKLAKDVKGLDSVVLGDDANSPDTIALTKAGIKAGNKKITGVAKGTEDTDAVNKKQLDDEIKLSKEEVTAGNGIKVTKTEATADKAASFKVAVKTDGKTITTDKDGNITANTTALTPAATGAITEPQGDEAKKLVNAGDISKAINGAFHKVTNTNTDETVTAGKGTSNIKAGDTLTVETGKNLVSSLDDQGNLKISTQKEVEFDKVTVGGVEIDKTTGINAGDKKITGVKAGENDTDAVNVAQLNAVKTQVTSGNGVSVTSKPIAGGNGTSFEVAVKTDGKTITTDKDGNITANTTALTPVKTGDKAGSVTKPTGDEAKKLVNAGDIADAINNSGFTITAAGNLDGTATNEIVNPGDKVELVAGDNMTIKQEGGKFTLSAVLPDVVESPFGYVDEAGNEVLKKGDKFVKEDGVVLTPEEADKVVVKAKGKKPQQVTNIKSTLVGSKDNPLADKDAGEKSRTGDVKDDQLNNAATVSDVLSAGWNLKGNGSDVDFVKAYDTVDFVNGTGTTVTVETKDNAVSTVKVDVAVDDATITTEEYGQPDKNGKKATRIKANTTALTPTAEGKIADLADADAKKLVNAGDIKTAINSVYHTVKNTNTGGKVTANAGSTKVGAGSTLTIDAGNNLISAMNDGVLTIGTKDSVAFDDVKVGDVVINKDSGINAGNKQITGVASALALGNAKYDDATDGANGATVKPAQTAVKNLLKEADDKNLNKATSARDLQAVSRAGVDFAGDNSAEKTVHKNLGEKLEIVGGADKAKLSDNNIGVNAKAGKLEVKLAKDVKGLDSIVLGSQAGDNVVSLNANTGINAGNKQIKGVKAGVADTDAVNVGQLKASNANIAKQLGDLDKNMRAGVAGAFAAANLGQPHDPGASTVGIAVGTYRGESALSLGLSTISDNGKWILKGSISHDTSNYTGAGASINYQW
- a CDS encoding OmpA family protein; this encodes MKLLKLAGLTATALSVMACTNTLNSIDRDGVLENPKYEDLYWPAIDDATQPEGIFPNLESLDHIGPGVTKKDLYYMIERPHFSEMNGAREWNYIMKFRQADRSVKICQYKVLFDKDEVAQNFYWLPKDCLTEKFDLAADALFPFDKGAMKDIKAAGKVKLDKLAEHITSLGNKAKIHLVGHTDYLGNEMYNQRLSQQRSASVARYLETKGVNGANITTSGMGESQPVKHCSTDISRKALKECLQPNRRVSVEIVR
- the miaA gene encoding tRNA (adenosine(37)-N6)-dimethylallyltransferase MiaA, which gives rise to MQKPLAIFLMGPTASGKTDLAIQLRKTLPVEVISVDSALIYKGMDIGTAKPTQQELAQAPHRLIDIIDPAESYSVANFREDALREMAEITASGRIPLLVGGTMLYYKGLMEGLSPLPSSQPEIRAEIQAKAEQIGWSELHKELLAIDPVAGQRINENDSQRIGRALEVFYISGKTMTELTAQKGEELPYDVMQFAIAPQDRAVLHQRIEQRFHKMIELGFEDEVKRLFLRQDLHIDLPSIRCVGYRQMWEYLQGEISLDEAIFKGICATRQLAKRQITWLRGWTSDIEWLDSLAMSDSYDKMKKIIELKL
- a CDS encoding GDSL-type esterase/lipase family protein, which codes for MKISFLGDSITYGYGENLNRDDVWTSIIAKSLTNTTLINKGISGDTTGGMLARFHSDIVNDKPDVVHIMGGLNDIGFGVNVEQVRANIKAVCHQADFYGIKPIIGFCPLPIIEQVDKNKVDFMNFDKIIVDMRKLFQWFIDMNSIASTQVKIINYDEELTYRYANNRKNFYLDGIHLNETGNRAIAEIFLDHINNIK
- the hfq gene encoding RNA chaperone Hfq; its protein translation is MAKGQSLQDPYLNSLRRERIPVSIYLVNGIKLQGQIESFDQFVILLKNTVSQMVYKHAISTIVPARAVSHNNTSQHSQPINNSDTQTAETATTE